The window GACACTATTATGCCTGAGTCCGATCCGAAAtcaataaaatttgataatttggTTAACATATTTAATGTACGATGTGTTCTTACATTTTTCTTTTTGGTTCGGTTTACAGATTATTGAAAAATGGGTGCCGGTGGAAATATGGCAGCTACTGAGGATTCCGATCGTCGCGTGAAGAGGGTCAGGGGAACTAACGTTCTGCCGCGAGCTCCTCATGAGAAGCCTAATTTCACATTGAGGGACTTGAAGAAGGCGATACCACCACACTGTTTCGAACGATCACTTCTGCACTCGTTGGCTTACCTTATTGTCGATTTTATGGCCAATTATGCCATGTACTTTGTGGCGTCGAATTATTTTCATCTTCTTCCTTATAAACTAGCCTATCTTGCCTGGCCTATTTATGGTTTCTGTCAAGGTTGTGTTATGTACGGCCTTTGGGTCATTGGTCACGAATGTGGCCACCATGGCTTTAGCGACTATCAATGGGTTGACGACGCGATAGGTCTTTTCACCCATTCTCTCATCCTCTGTCCTTACTACTCTTTCAAAATCACCCACCGTCGCCACCACGCCAACACGTCGAACCTTGACCGTGAAGAGGCCTATGTGCCGCAAACAAAACCTGATCCGAATTCATGGTACTGGGGAATTTACGGTACATCAGGTCGTATTGGCGTGCTACTCTTTAAAGTCACATTAGGCTGGCCTTCTTATCTTTTGTTCAACATGGCTGGAAGAGGTTACAACAAATTCGCCAACCATTTCTACCCCTACAGTCCCATGTATTCGGCTCGTGAGCGAATCGAAATCTTGATCTCGAATGCAGGGATTCTCGCAATGCTTTACGCGCTCTATCTTCTAACCGTCGCCAAAGGTCTTTCCCACACTCTTCTTGCCTACGGCATCCCTCTACTCGTTCACAACGCTTTCCTTGTGATTGTCACCTGCTTTCAACACACTCACCCTTCGTTGCCTCGCTACGATGCATCCGAATGGGACTGGTTCAGAGGAGCTCTCTCGACGGTGGACAGAGACTACGGAATCCTCAACCATGTGTTTCATCATGTGACGGATAGTCATGTGGTCCACCATTTGCTTTCGACGATTCCTCACTATCATTCAATGGAGGCCACAGAGGCCATCAAGCCGATACTGGGGGACTACTATCAGTATGATCCGACGCCGTGGTACAAAGCCATGTGGAGGGAGATCAGAGCATGTCTTTATGTGGTGCctgatgaagatgaaaagaaTAAAGGTGTGTATTGGTTCAGTAACAAGACCAAGTATGATGACTAGTCTATCAGGATCAAATTACATTGAGGaccaaatttcacaattttatCCAACTTGGTCTTGTAAAAGGAACATGGAAAATTAGATTACCCTTGGG of the Daucus carota subsp. sativus chromosome 4, DH1 v3.0, whole genome shotgun sequence genome contains:
- the LOC108218742 gene encoding delta(12)-fatty-acid desaturase FAD2, whose product is MGAGGNMAATEDSDRRVKRVRGTNVLPRAPHEKPNFTLRDLKKAIPPHCFERSLLHSLAYLIVDFMANYAMYFVASNYFHLLPYKLAYLAWPIYGFCQGCVMYGLWVIGHECGHHGFSDYQWVDDAIGLFTHSLILCPYYSFKITHRRHHANTSNLDREEAYVPQTKPDPNSWYWGIYGTSGRIGVLLFKVTLGWPSYLLFNMAGRGYNKFANHFYPYSPMYSARERIEILISNAGILAMLYALYLLTVAKGLSHTLLAYGIPLLVHNAFLVIVTCFQHTHPSLPRYDASEWDWFRGALSTVDRDYGILNHVFHHVTDSHVVHHLLSTIPHYHSMEATEAIKPILGDYYQYDPTPWYKAMWREIRACLYVVPDEDEKNKGVYWFSNKTKYDD